From one Gossypium hirsutum isolate 1008001.06 chromosome D08, Gossypium_hirsutum_v2.1, whole genome shotgun sequence genomic stretch:
- the LOC121220332 gene encoding uncharacterized protein encodes MVIPTSVDGVRGRKKSSRGHHRFVGVRQRPSGRWVAEIKDSLQKVRLWLGTFDTAEDAARAYDDAARALRGANARTNFELPPSASKTTANRVSLDNIEPFSFEEVCGTGNDADGFLGALKAKLLDGKGIKVLSPANHAALQPIVASNSSQNNKNVSRESRTTTVAPQGIRNMNPVQGPLNPGSSKPDLLNHDQVAANHIGVQWPQPQPGQSQIESMASMMWSNEPSFEAEWGTQMNQVPPNGFFNITTCTAAATSTWPLSGTTESTMDLSYSDQCPIELQMNMNGKTNMLSMPMSQIDETAEGVWPSHQQFEQCDNNGWSSANGSWDPYLYVSSVLG; translated from the coding sequence ATGGTGATTCCTACCAGTGTTGATGGAGTTCGTGGCAGAAAGAAGTCATCCAGAGGACACCATAGATTTGTGGGAGTTAGGCAGAGACCATCGGGGAGATGGGTGGCTGAAATCAAGGATTCTTTGCAAAAGGTTAGGCTTTGGCTTGGAACTTTTGATACTGCCGAGGACGCAGCTCGAGCTTACGATGATGCTGCCCGAGCCCTGCGTGGAGCTAATGCGCGCACCAACTTTGAGCTACCTCCATCAGCCTCAAAAACCACAGCCAACCGCGTCTCGCTAGATAACATCGAACCTTTCTCCTTTGAGGAAGTCTGTGGGACGGGGAACGATGCTGATGGGTTTCTTGGTGCACTCAAGGCTAAGTTGCTTGATGGCAAAGGGATTAAAGTCCTATCACCAGCTAATCATGCCGCTTTGCAACCCATCGTTGCTTCTAACTCTTcccaaaacaacaaaaatgtaaGCAGAGAATCAAGAACGACAACCGTGGCTCCTCAAGGAATCAGAAACATGAACCCTGTTCAGGGTCCACTAAATCCAGGTTCTAGCAAGCCTGACCTCCTAAATCATGATCAAGTAGCTGCAAATCATATTGGTGTTCAGTGGCCTCAACCTCAACCTGGCCAAAGCCAAATTGAGTCTATGGCAAGTATGATGTGGTCCAATGAACCGTCATTTGAAGCTGAATGGGGCACACAGATGAACCAAGTCCCTCCAAATGGATTCTTTAATATCACCACTTGTACAGCTGCTGCTACATCTACTTGGCCACTTTCCGGAACAACCGAATCAACCATGGACTTGTCATATTCGGACCAGTGCCCGATAGAGCTGCAAATGAATATGAACGGTAAAACAAATATGCTGAGCATgccaatgtctcaaattgatgaAACAGCAGAAGGTGTTTGGCCATCCCATCAGCAGTTTGAGCAGTGTGACAATAATGGTTGGAGTAGTGCTAATGGCTCTTGGGATCCTTACCTCTATGTTTCCTCTGTGCTTGGTTGA